The Deltaproteobacteria bacterium HGW-Deltaproteobacteria-18 nucleotide sequence CCCTGCAGGCCAGGGTGGACGACGAAACCCGCGAGATCACCTCCAAATGCGGGCGCGACCACGACAAGTGTTGCAGCACTCCGATCAAGCTGTCGATGATCGAGGCCGTGTATCTGACCCAGAAAATGAATGTCGGACTACCCAGTGAAAAGCGTCTGGAGGTCATCGCCAGGGCGGTGGAGACCGCACGCCGAGAACGTCTTGCCGACAGCCAGGTCGCGGCCGATGACTATTGCCTGTCCGACGCCAGTGCGCGTTGCCCTCTGCTGGAGGATGGGAAATGCATTCTTTTTGCCGGGCGTCCGCTGCGATGCCGTTTTTTCGGTTTACCTGAAGAGACGGCCGGTGGGTTGTGGGAAACAACCCTTGACCCGGCGTTGGGCAACCTGTCTCTTGAATTGTGGCTTGCTTTTGCCGGGGGAATTGCGAAGGGCTCCCTGCCGCTTTTTGCCCTGTCCGACGTTGTTTCCGGCAAGTACGTGCAGACCCTGTTTCACTTGATGGTGCGCTCGCAGTAACGTATGAGCAATGGATTGTGGCCCTGGAGCGTCTGATCATTTTCAACGAATTTCGAGTTTAACATGGCGGAATATTATGAATGATACCATAAAGGGAATAATAGCGCAGTTTGTTGACGCGACGAGTTCCGTCCTGAAGACGATGGCGATGACCGACGTCAAAGTGGGTACTCCCTTTGTCAAGCAACACGCAGGGGCTCAAGGTGATGTGACAGGCGTGATTGGTTTTTCCAATCCAAAAGGCAAAAGCAGGGGGACCATGTCCCTGACCTTCACCACTGCATCGGCCTTGGGTATCGTCAGCGCGATGCTTTATGAAGAGCAGCCTGAAATAAACGATGTTGTCACCGATGCAGTCGGCGAATTGACGAACATGATATCCGGACAGGCCCGCAAAGGCCTTGTCGGCA carries:
- a CDS encoding chemotaxis protein CheX, whose product is MNDTIKGIIAQFVDATSSVLKTMAMTDVKVGTPFVKQHAGAQGDVTGVIGFSNPKGKSRGTMSLTFTTASALGIVSAMLYEEQPEINDVVTDAVGELTNMISGQARKGLVGMGMIFEGAIPSVITGAGHTIRHVSTSAILAIPFETQHGALMVEVCFS